A genomic segment from Antedon mediterranea chromosome 6, ecAntMedi1.1, whole genome shotgun sequence encodes:
- the LOC140052380 gene encoding uncharacterized protein, giving the protein MQNAETEISLNKNIMEKFSSLYKLEYYDQTCNYRLVIKKVRQFDAGIYICKQIQKTGRTESDASSDLVTIYIEVYELPDDPKILCNIDEPVLVEGKTVTLNYTAHIGDIPNPRVEIWISSVTGDHVMNIYNLHDVTTVTSKVTRNMNKCRFGVGLSHHLLQDKLTCETPPLTVHYKPQFQFMLNGIEYNIGDHLKIQLNVMSNPLLMLNDVSVTCWRNSKSVISTICSEAVLIPMESQGIYIFSYKQELTDYDNGIMIQFEANNSVGKDTHTIELQCLDMPTPNDKNKNNITIAIVIGSIILAVILCVSVVEVFKFLRI; this is encoded by the coding sequence ATGCAAAATGCAGAGACTGAAAtcagtttaaacaaaaatattatggaAAAATTCAGCAGTTTATACAAGCTTGAATATTATGACCAGACATGCAATTATCGTCTGGTTATAAAAAAAGTTAGACAATTTGATGCAGGCATATACATTTGCAAACAGATTCAGAAAACTGGAAGAACAGAATCAGATGCTTCATCTGATTTGGTGACAATATATATCGAAGTATATGAATTGCCCGATGATCCAAAGATACTATGCAATATTGATGAACCTGTTTTAGTAGAAGGCAAAACAGTCACGCTAAACTACACAGCCCATATTGGTGACATTCCAAACCCGAGGGTTGAAATATGGATATCGAGTGTCACAGGAGATCATGTAATGAACATATACAACCTTCATGACGTGACTACTGTTACTTCAAAGGTAACACGCAACATGAACAAGTGTCGCTTTGGAGTAGGCCTATCACACCACCTTCTTCAAGATAAGTTGACTTGTGAAACTCCACCACTCACTGTACATTATAAACCACAGTTTCAGTTTATGCTCAATGGAATAGAATATAATATTGGGGatcatttaaaaatacagtTAAATGTGATGTCTAACCCACTTCTTATGTTAAACGATGTGTCCGTAACCTGTTGGCGTAACAGCAAATCAGTAATAAGCACAATCTGCAGTGAAGCTGTATTGATTCCCATGGAAAGTCAAGGGATTTATATCTTTTCATATAAACAAGAACTGACAGACTATGACAATGGTATAATGATTCAGTTTGAAGCTAACAATTCTGTTGGTAAAGATACCCATACCATTGAATTACAATGCCTTGATATGCCTACGccaaatgacaaaaataaaaataatattactatagCAATTGTGATTGGATCGATTATTCTGGCTGTCATCTTATGTGTGTCTGTTGTTGAGGTGTTTAAATTTTTGCGGATATAG